Proteins from a single region of Bradyrhizobium diazoefficiens:
- a CDS encoding thioesterase family protein, with protein MTAIYRVNGNSVVTSPNAAGPWDRRMQHGSAPSALVTWTAERIPTPVPMNIARVTIDLMRPVPVAPLVIETKVLREGRKIQLCEVKLLAEGVQVVGATVLKIKRQPQPLPDDVKDLAVTLPSPEDSLVEDDHGATSPFAGMVSMRAARGRFGQAGAGAIWFRFDHPLVEGEAVSQAMRAVLAADFSNGTASALDFRAWTYINADLTVSLARQPVGEWILLDGESWIGPDGAGLAMSRLADRQGYFGRAVQSLVIERR; from the coding sequence ATGACCGCGATCTATCGCGTGAACGGCAACAGCGTCGTCACCAGCCCCAATGCCGCCGGTCCCTGGGACCGGCGCATGCAGCACGGTTCGGCACCCTCGGCGCTGGTGACGTGGACGGCGGAGCGCATTCCGACGCCGGTGCCGATGAACATCGCGCGCGTCACCATCGACCTGATGCGTCCGGTGCCGGTGGCGCCGCTCGTGATCGAGACCAAGGTTTTGCGCGAGGGCCGCAAGATCCAGCTCTGCGAGGTCAAGCTGCTCGCCGAGGGTGTGCAGGTCGTCGGCGCCACCGTGCTCAAGATCAAGCGGCAGCCGCAGCCATTGCCCGATGACGTCAAGGATCTGGCGGTCACGCTGCCGTCGCCCGAGGATTCTTTGGTTGAGGACGACCACGGCGCGACCAGTCCGTTCGCGGGGATGGTCTCGATGCGCGCGGCGCGCGGCCGCTTCGGCCAGGCCGGCGCCGGCGCGATCTGGTTTCGCTTCGACCATCCGCTGGTCGAAGGCGAGGCGGTCTCGCAGGCGATGCGCGCCGTGCTCGCCGCCGATTTCTCCAACGGTACTGCCTCGGCGCTCGACTTCCGCGCATGGACCTACATCAATGCCGACCTCACGGTGAGCCTTGCACGCCAGCCGGTCGGCGAGTGGATTCTGCTCGATGGCGAATCCTGGATCGGCCCGGATGGCGCCGGCCTCGCGATGTCGCGGCTCGCCGATCGTCAGGGATATTTTGGCCGCGCCGTGCAGAGCCTGGTGATCGAGAGGCGGTGA
- a CDS encoding nitronate monooxygenase family protein, translating to MSMPALFRGRLSIPVIGSPLFIISVPDLVIAQCKAGVVGSFPSLNARPLELLDEWLARITEELAAYDRAHPDKPSAPFAVNQIVHKSNNRLDHDMQLCAKYKVPMIISSLGAREELNQAVHGWGGIVFHDVINQKFAHKAIEKGADGLILVSAGAGGHAGTISPLAFVAETRKWFDGPIALSGAIGNGKAIRAARILGADFAYVGSAFIATKEANAVETYKEMIAGSTADDIVYSNLFTGVHGNYLKPSILAAGMDPENLPTSDPSKMNFGTDASGERAKPKAWKEIWGSGQGIGSVDAILPAAELIARFKKEYDEAIDPPL from the coding sequence ATGTCCATGCCTGCTCTGTTTAGGGGGCGCCTGTCGATCCCCGTGATCGGTTCGCCGCTCTTCATCATCTCGGTGCCCGACCTCGTGATCGCGCAGTGCAAGGCGGGTGTGGTCGGCTCGTTCCCGTCGCTGAACGCGCGGCCGCTGGAGCTGCTCGACGAGTGGCTGGCGCGGATCACCGAGGAGCTCGCGGCCTATGACCGCGCCCATCCCGACAAGCCGTCGGCGCCGTTTGCGGTCAACCAGATCGTGCACAAGTCGAACAACCGGCTCGATCACGACATGCAGCTCTGCGCCAAGTACAAGGTGCCGATGATCATCTCCTCGCTCGGTGCGCGCGAGGAGCTCAATCAAGCCGTGCACGGCTGGGGCGGCATCGTCTTCCACGACGTGATCAACCAGAAATTCGCACACAAGGCGATCGAGAAGGGCGCCGACGGCTTGATCCTGGTTTCGGCCGGCGCCGGCGGTCATGCCGGCACGATCTCGCCGCTCGCTTTCGTCGCCGAAACCCGCAAATGGTTTGACGGCCCGATCGCGCTGTCGGGCGCCATCGGCAACGGCAAGGCGATCCGCGCCGCGCGCATCCTCGGCGCCGACTTCGCCTATGTCGGCTCGGCCTTCATCGCGACCAAGGAAGCCAACGCGGTCGAGACGTACAAGGAGATGATCGCGGGTTCGACGGCCGACGACATCGTCTACTCCAACCTCTTCACCGGCGTGCACGGCAATTACCTGAAGCCCTCGATCCTCGCGGCCGGCATGGATCCGGAAAACCTGCCGACCTCCGATCCCTCCAAGATGAATTTTGGCACCGACGCCTCCGGCGAACGGGCCAAGCCGAAGGCCTGGAAGGAGATCTGGGGTTCGGGCCAGGGCATCGGCAGCGTCGACGCCATCCTGCCCGCCGCCGAGCTGATCGCGCGCTTCAAGAAGGAATACGACGAGGCGATCGATCCGCCGTTGTGA